The Phaeacidiphilus oryzae TH49 region TCCGGCCGCTCCAGGAGGTCCGACGGCGCCGCCGCCGGCGCCGCCGGTGCCACCGGCGCGGACCGCGCGCGCTCGCGCCGCTTGCGCGCGGCCCGCTGGGCGGCCGCCAGCCGGCCGGAGGTGGTGCGCGGGGAGTCGGAGTCAGCCATCGTCCATCAGCTCACAAACGCGAGGTCGGAGGTCAGCCAGCGCCCGCCGCTGCGGGTGAGGTCCAGCTGCAGCCGGTAGTTGAGGGTCTGCCCCTTCGGCGTCCGGGTGTTTCTGACCTGGCTGTCCGCCACCACCAGCACCCGCGCCGAACCGTCGTCGGCGCGGAGGATCCCGGCCTCGATCACCTGCCCCTGGGAGACCGATCTGTTCTGCGCCACCAGTGCGGACAGCTCCTGCGACTGCGAGCTGAACTGCTGCTTGAAACCGCCGGTGGCGCCGCTGAGCACGTTCTTCAGGTCGCGGTCGTAGGAGTGGTAGTCCAGGGAGAGGAAGTCGACCGCGGTCTGCCGGGCGGCGGCCAGCACCGCCTGGTCGCGCTCCGCGCGGGCCTGCGCCTCGCGCGCCTGGACGGCCGCCCAGCCGCCTCCGGCGAGCACCAGCGCCAGCAGCACGGCCAGCGCGTACGGCAGCGGGCCCGCCGTCCAGCGCGCCCACGCGCCTCGCACGCGCGGGAGTCCGCGCGCCAGTCCGCGCGGGAGTCCGCGCGGTCGGCTCACGCCGAGGTGGGGCCGACGAGCAGCCATTTCCACGAGTCCTTTCCGAAGAGGTTCTGCTGTCCACCGGTCGAGCCGAGCTCCACCGAGCCGGTCGGGGCCGCGGTCTGGTCCGTCTCCTTCGGCGCGTTCTGCGCGCCCCGGACGTCGGTCCCGCTGCTCGGTGCGGCGGTGCAGCGGGCGGCGGTGTTCGGCGTCCGCGGGGCGGTGTCCGCCGGGCTCCGCCACCGGGTGCCCTGGTAACCGGTGGTGCACGGCGCCGGCGACTCGGAGTTCAGCTCGACGCCGAGCCGGATGGAGAGGTCCGGGGTGAGCACCGAGTCCGCCGCGGCGGCGGCCAACGGGACCAGCACCAGCAGCTGCCGGATCCCGGCCACGTGCGCGGTGGTGATCCGGCTGCCGGTCAGCAGGTTCGCCAGCATCATCGGCACCGCCGAACGCACCTGCTGGAGCAGGCCGTTGAGCTGCTCGGCGGCGACCGGTCCCTGCTGGAGGATCTTCCGCAGATCGCCGTCGCCGGCCTTGACCGTGGCGGTCAGCCGGTCGAGATCGCGGGAGAACCCCAGGATGGCGGAGCCCGAGTCGGCCTGGGTGGTCAGCACCGTACGGGCCTGCCGCAGCAGGCCGATGGTCTGCGGCAGGTTGGCCTGGGCGGAGTCGATCAGCCGGTCCCCGGAGTCGATCAGCTGCCGCAGCCGCGGCCCCTCGCCCGCGAACGCCTTACCCAACTCGTCCACGGTGATCCGGAGTTGGTCCGGCGGCACGGATCCGGCCAGCCGGTCCAGACTGGTGATCAGCGTCTCCGGCGGCAGCGGCGTACGGGTGTCGACCCGCGCGATGGCGCTTCCCGCGTGCAGGTAGGGGCCGCCCGAGCTGCGCGGCTGGAGGTCGAGGTACGGCTCGCCGACCGCGGACCGGTCGGCGACGACGGCGAGGGTGTCGGCCGGGACCCGGCTGCCGTGGTCCAGCTGGAGGTCGGCGTCCACGCCGTCGGCGGTGAGCCGGAGCGCGGCGACCTTGCCGACGTCGGTGCCGCGGTAGGTGACCTCGGAGCCCTCGTAGACCCCGCCGGTCTCCGGGAGGTGGACGGTGACCCGGTAGCCGGAGGGCGCGATCGCGTCGGCGAGGCCGGCGTAGCGGGCGCCGACGTAGCCGATGCCGAGGACGGTGACGGCGGTGAAGGCGATCAGCTGGTTGCGCGCCATGCGGCCGATCATGTGGTCATCCCCCTCGTCATCATCCCGGCGAAGGCCGCCTCACCGTCGCCGGTGCGGTAGCCGCTGTCGCAGAGCAGCGGGCAGAGGACCCCGCCGTTGCCGCCGGAACCCGAACCGGAACCCGAGCCCGAGCCGCCCGCGCCGCCGGAACCCCCGGAACCCCCGGAACCCCGGAGCCGGAACCCCCCGACCCCGAGCCTCCGCCCAGCAGCCCGCCGACCCCGCCGAGAAGGCCGCCCGAGCCGCCCGCTCCACCCGGGCCGCCCCCTCCGGAGCCGCCCTTGCCGCCCTTGCCGCCACCCGATCCGCCGGACCCCCGCGGATCGGTCAGCCCACCGACGACCGTCCGGTAGAGGCTGGTGAAGTCCAGGTTCACGGTCGCATCGGTGTTGATGTAGTCGCCCTTCATCGCCGCGACCACGTCCTCCGGGAGCGGGAAGGTCTCCAGGATGTCCAGCGCCGGGACCAGGTT contains the following coding sequences:
- a CDS encoding MlaD family protein codes for the protein MARNQLIAFTAVTVLGIGYVGARYAGLADAIAPSGYRVTVHLPETGGVYEGSEVTYRGTDVGKVAALRLTADGVDADLQLDHGSRVPADTLAVVADRSAVGEPYLDLQPRSSGGPYLHAGSAIARVDTRTPLPPETLITSLDRLAGSVPPDQLRITVDELGKAFAGEGPRLRQLIDSGDRLIDSAQANLPQTIGLLRQARTVLTTQADSGSAILGFSRDLDRLTATVKAGDGDLRKILQQGPVAAEQLNGLLQQVRSAVPMMLANLLTGSRITTAHVAGIRQLLVLVPLAAAAADSVLTPDLSIRLGVELNSESPAPCTTGYQGTRWRSPADTAPRTPNTAARCTAAPSSGTDVRGAQNAPKETDQTAAPTGSVELGSTGGQQNLFGKDSWKWLLVGPTSA